The proteins below come from a single Chryseobacterium bernardetii genomic window:
- a CDS encoding superoxide dismutase, whose translation MSFELPKLGYAYDALEPTIDARTMEIHYTKHHQAYIDNLNKAIEGTDLAGKTIEEICKTGTDKPAVRNNGGGHFNHSLFWEILTPGGSKEPVGNVKAAIENYGGFEKFKTDFSEAAKTRFGSGWAWLVKNADGSVSVSSTPNQDNPLMPVADVKGTPVLGLDVWEHAYYLNYQNRRPDYVSAFFDVVNWDKVEELFNK comes from the coding sequence ATGTCATTTGAATTACCAAAATTAGGATATGCATACGATGCATTAGAACCCACGATCGATGCTAGAACTATGGAAATCCACTATACGAAGCACCACCAGGCGTATATTGACAATTTAAATAAAGCAATTGAAGGAACTGATCTAGCAGGAAAAACTATTGAAGAAATCTGCAAGACAGGAACAGATAAGCCAGCTGTAAGAAACAATGGAGGAGGACACTTCAACCACTCTTTATTCTGGGAAATCTTAACTCCCGGAGGAAGCAAAGAGCCGGTAGGAAATGTAAAAGCTGCCATAGAAAACTATGGTGGTTTTGAAAAATTCAAAACTGATTTTTCTGAGGCTGCTAAAACAAGATTCGGTTCTGGATGGGCTTGGTTAGTAAAAAATGCTGACGGATCTGTATCTGTTTCTTCAACTCCAAACCAGGATAACCCATTAATGCCTGTTGCAGATGTTAAAGGAACTCCGGTTTTAGGATTGGATGTTTGGGAGCACGCTTATTACTTAAACTACCAAAACAGAAGACCTGACTATGTTTCTGCATTCTTTGATGTTGTAAACTGGGACAAAGTAGAAGAATTATTCAACAAATAA
- a CDS encoding DUF1801 domain-containing protein has product MNPIQEYFYRIEEPERSTLLFLRDTILASDPENITETFSFGLPFIKYRKKMLCYFYYSKKYKKHYLSFYHGDKLNYPELTQDGRKKFKILLIDVNKDLPVEFILDLLEEIKTYIK; this is encoded by the coding sequence ATGAATCCCATACAAGAGTATTTCTACAGAATCGAAGAGCCTGAAAGAAGTACTCTTCTTTTTTTAAGGGATACTATTCTGGCTTCAGACCCAGAAAATATTACAGAAACTTTCAGCTTTGGTCTTCCCTTTATCAAGTACAGAAAGAAAATGCTGTGCTATTTTTATTACAGCAAAAAATATAAAAAACATTACCTCAGTTTTTATCACGGGGATAAACTGAATTATCCGGAACTGACACAGGACGGAAGGAAGAAGTTTAAAATCTTGTTAATTGATGTGAATAAGGATTTGCCGGTAGAATTCATATTAGATCTTCTGGAAGAAATCAAAACATATATTAAATAA
- the rho gene encoding transcription termination factor Rho — MFNIETLRSKSVTELTKILKDLGVKVARNSNENDKIFAILDFQASNPKVAKDYFNATETSANTEEAPAEKTAKAPIKKAAPKKAPAKPKATAKAPAEPKVEENVEEITPVAEEIKAEEPKTETVAATASEDASAANPAKKKRKRVSASTGNAETSQEKTEAPKNTEPQEPAQAEEKPHNPQQPQANRPQKGHNHPQNGGNQNKNQNQHQHQNPNQNQNRHSEKAEEQQDHKKEFNFDGMVSIEGVLEILPDNYGFLRSSDFSYISSPDDVYVSTAQIRNFGLKTGDTVKGIVRLPKEGEKYFSLLRPTEVNGRDLAFIKDRVAFEYLTPLFPEEKFNLAGSGSTVSTRIVDLFAPIGKGQRAMIVAQPKTGKTMLLKDIANSIAANHPEVYMMVLLIDERPEEVTDMERSVNAEVIASTFDEAAEKHVKVANLVLAKAQRMVECGHDVVILLDSITRLARAYNTVTPASGKVLSGGVDANALHRPKRFFGAARKIEGGGSLTIIATALIDTGSKMDEVIFEEFKGTGNMELQLDRKIANRRIYPAIDLVASSTRRDDLLLDEVTSQRMWILRKYLSEMNPVEAMEFVDKNIKGTLNNEEFLMSMNK; from the coding sequence ATGTTTAACATAGAAACGTTAAGGTCAAAATCCGTAACGGAACTGACTAAAATCTTAAAGGATTTGGGCGTTAAAGTTGCAAGAAACAGCAATGAAAATGACAAAATCTTTGCAATTCTTGACTTTCAGGCTTCCAACCCTAAAGTAGCAAAAGATTATTTCAACGCCACGGAAACCAGCGCCAATACTGAAGAAGCTCCAGCAGAAAAAACTGCAAAGGCTCCTATAAAGAAAGCTGCTCCAAAGAAAGCCCCGGCAAAGCCTAAGGCAACTGCAAAAGCTCCGGCAGAACCAAAAGTAGAGGAAAACGTAGAAGAAATAACGCCGGTTGCCGAAGAAATAAAAGCAGAAGAGCCTAAGACTGAAACAGTAGCAGCAACAGCCAGCGAAGACGCATCTGCAGCTAACCCGGCTAAGAAAAAAAGGAAAAGAGTTTCTGCCAGTACAGGAAATGCAGAAACCTCCCAGGAGAAAACAGAAGCTCCTAAAAACACAGAACCTCAAGAGCCTGCCCAGGCGGAAGAAAAGCCTCACAACCCTCAACAACCTCAGGCTAACAGACCTCAAAAGGGACACAACCATCCACAGAACGGTGGAAACCAAAATAAAAATCAAAATCAACACCAACACCAGAATCCTAACCAAAATCAGAACAGACATTCTGAAAAGGCAGAGGAACAGCAAGACCATAAAAAAGAATTCAACTTTGATGGAATGGTGAGCATTGAAGGGGTGTTGGAGATTTTACCAGACAACTACGGATTTTTACGTTCTTCAGACTTTAGCTATATTTCTTCTCCTGATGATGTGTATGTTTCTACAGCACAGATCAGAAATTTCGGGTTGAAAACCGGAGATACCGTTAAAGGAATTGTAAGATTACCTAAAGAAGGAGAAAAATATTTTTCATTATTAAGACCTACGGAAGTTAACGGGCGTGATCTTGCATTTATCAAAGACCGTGTAGCTTTTGAATATCTCACTCCACTTTTCCCTGAAGAAAAATTCAACCTGGCAGGAAGCGGATCTACAGTTTCTACAAGAATTGTTGACCTGTTTGCACCTATTGGTAAGGGGCAAAGAGCAATGATCGTAGCACAGCCTAAAACAGGTAAAACGATGTTGCTTAAGGATATTGCTAATTCTATCGCTGCTAACCACCCTGAAGTATATATGATGGTGCTTCTGATAGACGAACGTCCGGAAGAGGTTACTGATATGGAAAGAAGTGTAAATGCAGAGGTAATTGCTTCTACATTTGACGAGGCCGCTGAAAAACATGTAAAAGTGGCAAACCTGGTTTTGGCTAAAGCTCAGAGAATGGTAGAGTGTGGGCATGATGTTGTGATTCTGTTAGACTCTATCACCAGATTGGCAAGAGCTTACAACACTGTAACGCCGGCATCCGGGAAGGTTCTTTCCGGTGGGGTGGATGCGAATGCACTTCACAGGCCGAAGAGATTCTTCGGAGCAGCAAGAAAAATTGAAGGTGGAGGATCTCTAACAATTATTGCTACGGCATTAATTGATACAGGTTCTAAAATGGACGAAGTAATCTTTGAAGAATTCAAAGGTACAGGTAACATGGAACTTCAGTTAGACAGAAAAATTGCTAACAGAAGAATTTATCCTGCTATTGATCTTGTTGCATCCAGCACACGTAGAGACGATCTTCTGTTGGATGAAGTAACTTCACAAAGAATGTGGATTCTGAGAAAATACCTTTCTGAAATGAATCCTGTAGAAGCTATGGAATTTGTAGATAAGAACATTAAAGGAACTCTTAACAATGAGGAATTCCTAATGTCTATGAATAAATAA
- a CDS encoding DUF6146 family protein, whose protein sequence is MKKFVLILFIAFVPFSCLSQQNTPKKDKEQNEMKPSKNEDGEWDLTVIDTEFDYFLNAIAKPISQYSESFLKTKNTFLVNEWNSYYSSGKYRNIIESGIDYNPRENYGIKFEYKLYQVFAYVSWKYGLKMNGLSASDARR, encoded by the coding sequence ATGAAAAAATTTGTCCTAATACTATTTATTGCCTTTGTTCCTTTCAGCTGTCTTTCCCAACAAAATACGCCTAAAAAGGATAAGGAACAGAATGAGATGAAACCGTCTAAAAATGAGGATGGAGAATGGGACCTGACAGTTATTGACACTGAATTTGATTATTTTCTCAATGCGATAGCCAAACCCATCAGTCAATATTCAGAATCTTTTCTGAAAACAAAGAATACATTCCTTGTCAATGAATGGAACAGCTATTACAGTTCCGGAAAATACAGGAATATCATAGAATCCGGAATAGACTATAATCCTAGAGAAAACTACGGGATAAAGTTTGAATACAAACTCTACCAGGTATTTGCATATGTAAGCTGGAAGTACGGTTTAAAAATGAATGGATTATCCGCAAGTGATGCGAGAAGATAA
- a CDS encoding DUF4293 family protein, with the protein MLQRIQTIWTLLAVLAAVFLFITGQDVVISDSIPVLNIGCIILVIIGSLSIFSFKNRKRQILLNTISIIINALLIGVLAYWLLSLSGGIQFPEKGIEPIFPLIAVICLLIANVYIRKDERLVKSVDRLR; encoded by the coding sequence ATGCTACAGAGAATACAAACTATATGGACTTTATTAGCAGTTTTAGCTGCTGTTTTCCTTTTTATAACAGGACAGGATGTTGTAATTTCAGACAGTATTCCTGTACTTAACATAGGATGTATTATCCTTGTTATTATTGGATCATTAAGTATTTTTAGTTTTAAAAACAGAAAAAGACAAATTTTGCTGAATACGATCAGCATCATTATAAACGCTTTGTTGATTGGTGTATTGGCGTACTGGCTGCTAAGTTTATCCGGAGGAATTCAGTTTCCTGAGAAGGGTATTGAGCCGATTTTCCCATTAATCGCGGTGATATGTCTGCTTATAGCAAATGTATACATCCGTAAAGATGAGAGGCTCGTGAAATCTGTAGACAGGCTTCGGTAA
- a CDS encoding ABC transporter ATP-binding protein, with the protein MNEYKKILRFARPHQKYIYGSLFFNILYSLFQIASLGTILPVLGMLFGTIKPEKYETAPVYSGEILDFFTYVKEYSNYYIQTLVSAHGALTVLAWLCVITAFMFFLRNAFRYFGSLLLINYRVGVTKDLRGAMYRKILSLPVSFFTESRKGDMMSRMSNDVGDVEGNILGSLIELINAPFMLISTLITLFFLSAEMTLFSLLVLPVMGTMIALIGKSLKKDSHEAQHELGTIFSIVDETLKSSKVIKIFNAEKIMDNRFMKSMNKWISSSISLGKKKELASPMSEFLGSITFLIIAWYGGKQIIVEQSISPADFLVFLGMFFQILPPAKSLSTSISNVQKGEASLKRVLEILDADVKIEEIAEPVSISTLNRNIEFKNIGFYYDKANLILKNFDLTIPKGKTVALVGQSGSGKTTIANLLARFYDVSEGQILIDGVDIKHLKLQEYRQLLGMVTQESVLFNDTVYNNILMGKPDATRDEVIAAAKIANADAFITGLSEGYDTNIGDDGNKLSGGQKQRVSIARAVLKNPPIMILDEATSALDTESERFVQDALEKMMENRTSLVIAHRLSTIQKADWIVVMEKGTIVEQGTHHELIAKKGMYNKLVELQNFD; encoded by the coding sequence ATGAATGAGTATAAAAAAATTCTGAGGTTCGCCAGACCCCATCAAAAATATATCTACGGAAGTTTGTTTTTCAATATTCTGTATTCCTTATTTCAGATTGCTTCCTTAGGGACTATTTTACCGGTTTTGGGAATGCTTTTCGGCACTATTAAACCTGAAAAATATGAAACAGCTCCTGTTTATTCCGGTGAAATCTTAGATTTTTTCACCTATGTAAAAGAATATTCCAATTACTATATCCAGACTTTGGTAAGTGCTCATGGCGCTCTAACTGTTCTTGCCTGGCTTTGTGTAATTACTGCCTTCATGTTCTTTTTAAGAAATGCATTCCGATATTTTGGTTCTTTATTGCTTATCAATTACCGTGTGGGAGTTACCAAAGATCTTCGTGGAGCCATGTATAGAAAAATACTTTCTCTACCCGTTTCATTCTTTACAGAAAGCCGAAAAGGAGATATGATGTCCCGTATGTCTAATGACGTTGGCGATGTGGAGGGGAATATTTTGGGAAGTTTAATAGAACTTATCAATGCCCCTTTCATGCTAATCAGTACATTGATTACTCTGTTTTTCCTGAGTGCAGAAATGACTCTTTTCTCCCTGCTGGTACTTCCGGTAATGGGAACAATGATCGCCTTAATCGGGAAAAGCCTTAAAAAAGATTCTCACGAAGCACAGCATGAACTGGGTACAATCTTCTCCATAGTAGATGAAACACTTAAATCATCAAAAGTTATTAAAATCTTTAATGCGGAAAAGATTATGGATAACCGTTTCATGAAATCAATGAACAAATGGATTTCGAGCTCTATCAGCTTAGGTAAAAAGAAAGAACTGGCATCTCCAATGAGCGAATTCCTTGGGTCTATTACCTTTTTGATCATTGCATGGTATGGAGGTAAACAGATTATTGTAGAACAAAGCATATCACCTGCCGACTTCCTTGTATTCCTGGGAATGTTCTTCCAGATCCTTCCGCCTGCGAAGAGCTTATCAACCTCTATTTCCAACGTACAGAAAGGAGAAGCTTCTTTGAAAAGGGTGCTTGAAATCCTTGATGCCGATGTGAAAATTGAAGAAATTGCTGAACCGGTTTCTATTTCAACCCTTAACAGAAATATAGAATTTAAGAATATCGGATTTTATTATGATAAGGCCAATCTGATTCTTAAAAACTTTGATCTGACAATTCCTAAAGGAAAAACAGTTGCTTTGGTAGGACAGAGCGGAAGTGGAAAAACAACTATTGCCAATCTTTTAGCAAGATTCTATGATGTTTCTGAAGGGCAAATTCTAATTGATGGTGTGGATATCAAACATTTGAAGCTACAGGAATACCGACAGCTTTTGGGAATGGTCACTCAGGAATCTGTATTGTTCAATGACACTGTTTACAACAACATCCTGATGGGTAAACCTGATGCTACCAGAGACGAGGTAATTGCAGCGGCTAAAATAGCTAATGCAGATGCATTCATTACAGGGCTTTCTGAAGGATATGATACTAACATCGGGGATGACGGGAACAAACTTTCCGGAGGACAAAAACAAAGGGTATCCATTGCAAGAGCCGTACTGAAAAATCCACCGATCATGATCCTGGATGAAGCTACTTCAGCTTTAGACACGGAATCTGAAAGATTTGTACAGGATGCTCTGGAAAAAATGATGGAGAACAGAACTTCCCTTGTGATTGCCCACAGACTTTCAACCATCCAAAAAGCAGACTGGATTGTAGTGATGGAAAAAGGAACCATCGTTGAACAGGGAACCCACCATGAGCTTATTGCAAAAAAAGGAATGTACAACAAACTCGTTGAACTTCAAAACTTTGATTAA
- a CDS encoding endonuclease/exonuclease/phosphatase family protein: MKKYLIIAALFCFGSAFSQQRQVKRAAVAFLNVENLWDTIPSADYIDGTLPRSNPKFHRSVPVDSLKYLETTEDYKGEWSDDLLIGKKVIRKQFLSEDFTANSPKRWGTKYYNQKLANEAKVISELGRQYTNDNPAICGLIEVENRQVIEDLIKQPALAKSNYGIVHFNSYDARGIDVAIIYQKGRFAVLDSYKKEIKIYDEDGKREYTRDIVVAIGLLDGEKVGIFMNHWPSRRGGEAISLAKRNTAATVLKEEMDKVTAENPGIKLFSMGDYNDDPVSPSLKKHLAAVGDPSELSDKTPYYNLMYKLYKAGVASLAYRDAPNLFDQIIVSRNLYSPEKITPTYTIFKAEIYAPAYLVNKEGQWKGYPLRSWDGDRFTGGYSDHFPAVSVVQKEYIKK, translated from the coding sequence ATGAAAAAATATTTAATCATTGCCGCCCTATTTTGCTTTGGTTCTGCTTTCTCACAACAGAGGCAGGTAAAGAGAGCTGCTGTCGCATTCCTGAACGTAGAAAACCTTTGGGACACTATTCCTTCTGCAGATTATATTGATGGAACTTTGCCACGTTCCAACCCTAAATTCCACAGAAGTGTACCCGTGGATTCTCTAAAATACCTTGAGACAACAGAAGATTATAAAGGGGAATGGAGTGATGATCTTTTAATTGGTAAGAAGGTGATCAGAAAACAGTTCTTATCTGAAGATTTTACAGCCAACAGCCCTAAAAGATGGGGAACAAAATATTACAACCAGAAATTAGCGAATGAAGCTAAGGTTATTTCTGAACTTGGAAGACAGTATACCAATGATAATCCGGCCATCTGTGGACTGATTGAGGTGGAAAACAGACAGGTAATTGAAGACCTCATCAAACAGCCGGCCTTGGCAAAAAGCAATTACGGAATTGTACATTTTAATTCTTATGACGCAAGAGGTATTGATGTGGCAATTATTTACCAGAAAGGAAGATTCGCTGTTTTAGATTCTTATAAGAAAGAAATTAAAATCTATGATGAGGATGGAAAAAGAGAATACACCAGAGATATTGTAGTAGCTATCGGATTATTGGATGGAGAAAAAGTAGGAATCTTTATGAATCACTGGCCATCCAGAAGAGGAGGTGAAGCTATTTCCCTTGCTAAAAGAAATACTGCAGCCACTGTATTGAAAGAAGAAATGGATAAAGTTACTGCAGAAAATCCTGGCATCAAATTATTCTCAATGGGTGATTATAATGATGACCCGGTAAGCCCAAGTTTGAAAAAACATTTGGCTGCTGTGGGAGATCCGAGCGAATTATCAGACAAAACTCCTTATTATAACTTAATGTACAAATTATATAAGGCTGGTGTAGCGTCTCTTGCCTATAGGGATGCTCCGAACTTGTTTGATCAGATTATTGTTTCAAGAAATCTTTATTCACCTGAAAAGATTACGCCTACTTATACTATTTTTAAAGCTGAGATCTATGCTCCTGCTTACCTGGTAAACAAAGAAGGACAATGGAAAGGATATCCTTTACGTTCTTGGGATGGTGACCGATTCACTGGTGGATACAGTGACCACTTCCCTGCGGTTTCCGTAGTTCAGAAAGAATATATTAAAAAATAA
- a CDS encoding T9SS type A sorting domain-containing protein, whose protein sequence is MRNTIKLILLSILLSWKPLYSQTGSDIIFCLDNSGSISDVAFNQMTVSTMKLMEQVLKCNRDNRVAVVHYGTDYKDMSPSLPRIYIESNFTNDLATAQTFSRRLKNGDHFHNAVNLIGSALDHYPDPDIVSPQKTLDKHRERPLVIILFSDAERANGNLSSGSYLVNFDPPNGLHEDNAFVAFTKFKMDRNAKFIVVHVSDYSPYIEAAANIASRGGSYNGPIEQYNDDPDHNLLPRFYLNKTNFTLTTTEIADLSNSICRMNTAYVDFTYQVRSCKTPTGFPLQVNGNYAIPQGASIVNFQISLLDIATSTMYPTSATVNFPNPNEFEFTINQADLTNPPSGQYKFIIELVYSLGGNNDGVHAENSINSPYDFMYCENLRTSTNTSNPAAKFAKPKDKDYHIDLNADPNNSKSMLKEKVQQKNIQISPNPNNGVFIISLDKTRSGSLQVNDINGKVVFEKAFSNEKDIAVDIHSLPSNTYIVKVSSGNEVFTQKIIKR, encoded by the coding sequence ATGAGAAATACCATTAAACTTATCCTGCTTTCAATTTTATTATCCTGGAAACCGCTCTATTCACAAACAGGAAGCGACATCATTTTCTGCCTGGATAACAGTGGTTCTATAAGTGATGTAGCCTTTAATCAAATGACTGTCTCTACCATGAAACTCATGGAACAGGTTTTAAAATGTAATCGGGACAACAGGGTTGCTGTAGTACATTATGGAACAGATTATAAGGACATGAGCCCTTCTCTTCCCAGAATCTATATAGAATCTAATTTCACCAATGATCTGGCAACCGCCCAAACATTCTCAAGAAGATTAAAAAATGGTGACCATTTTCATAATGCAGTTAATTTAATAGGATCAGCTCTTGATCACTACCCTGATCCTGATATCGTGAGCCCGCAAAAAACATTAGACAAGCACCGTGAAAGGCCGTTAGTAATTATCTTATTTTCTGATGCTGAAAGAGCTAATGGCAACCTGAGCAGTGGCTCTTATCTGGTCAACTTCGATCCTCCCAATGGATTGCACGAAGACAATGCTTTTGTAGCCTTTACAAAATTTAAAATGGACAGAAATGCTAAATTTATTGTGGTACATGTAAGTGATTATTCGCCATATATAGAAGCTGCAGCCAATATTGCAAGCCGTGGAGGTTCATATAACGGACCTATTGAGCAATACAATGACGACCCTGACCACAATCTGCTTCCAAGATTCTATCTGAATAAGACAAATTTCACCTTAACCACTACGGAAATAGCTGACCTAAGCAATAGCATCTGCAGAATGAACACCGCCTATGTTGACTTCACTTATCAGGTCCGCTCATGTAAAACTCCTACAGGCTTTCCATTACAGGTAAATGGTAACTATGCCATTCCACAAGGGGCAAGCATTGTCAACTTTCAGATATCACTTTTGGATATAGCAACAAGCACAATGTATCCGACATCTGCAACAGTTAATTTTCCTAATCCAAATGAATTTGAATTTACCATCAACCAGGCAGATCTCACCAACCCGCCTTCAGGGCAATATAAATTTATTATTGAGCTTGTTTATTCCTTAGGAGGCAATAATGATGGCGTTCATGCCGAAAACAGCATCAACTCTCCATATGACTTCATGTACTGTGAAAATCTGCGCACTAGCACAAATACGTCTAACCCTGCAGCTAAGTTTGCAAAACCAAAAGATAAAGATTATCATATAGATCTTAATGCAGATCCTAACAACTCGAAATCTATGCTTAAAGAAAAAGTTCAGCAGAAAAATATCCAGATTTCACCAAACCCTAACAATGGGGTATTTATAATATCGCTTGACAAGACACGTTCAGGATCATTACAAGTTAATGACATCAATGGTAAGGTTGTATTTGAAAAGGCTTTTAGCAACGAAAAAGATATAGCTGTGGATATTCACTCATTACCATCCAATACTTACATTGTAAAAGTAAGCTCAGGTAACGAAGTGTTCACACAGAAAATAATAAAAAGATAA
- a CDS encoding M28 family peptidase, with product MKKLTYLTLSLFSISAFAQEVSKERVKTVISTLASDEMKGREIGTPENENAAHYIASLFKENNLKYCTGNSYLIPFDYKGKTAYNVCGIKKGKSDKTLGFSGHFDHIGTKNKSGDNIYNGADDDASGITTLVGIADYFKDKDPEFSMAFMAFNGEEKGMLGSKAISEDKNLDKIYKNMTALFNFEMVATESQWGKNALYMTGDGFSDLDELFNTYAVNGLKINADPYAEQQLFYRSDNVSFVKKKIIAHSFSTVDMTKATHYHHVNDDISIVDVDNMTQIINNFGQTLDKLNPKNFAPKYNDQVNFN from the coding sequence ATGAAAAAGCTAACATATCTTACTTTATCACTATTTTCTATATCCGCTTTTGCACAGGAGGTTTCAAAAGAAAGAGTAAAAACAGTGATTTCCACCCTGGCATCTGATGAAATGAAAGGCCGTGAAATAGGAACTCCTGAAAATGAAAATGCGGCTCACTATATAGCTAGTCTTTTCAAAGAAAACAACCTTAAATACTGTACAGGAAATTCTTATCTGATTCCTTTTGATTATAAGGGGAAAACTGCCTATAATGTTTGTGGTATAAAGAAAGGTAAATCTGATAAAACTCTTGGCTTTTCAGGACATTTTGATCATATCGGTACCAAAAATAAAAGTGGGGACAATATTTATAATGGCGCTGATGATGATGCCAGCGGAATTACCACATTGGTAGGGATCGCAGATTATTTTAAAGATAAGGACCCTGAATTTTCTATGGCATTCATGGCTTTCAACGGGGAGGAAAAAGGAATGCTTGGATCAAAAGCGATCTCTGAGGATAAAAATCTTGACAAGATATATAAAAATATGACTGCCCTTTTCAATTTTGAAATGGTAGCCACTGAATCTCAATGGGGGAAAAATGCATTATATATGACCGGAGACGGCTTTTCAGATCTTGACGAACTCTTCAATACCTATGCAGTAAATGGCTTAAAGATCAATGCAGATCCATATGCAGAGCAGCAACTCTTTTATCGTTCAGATAATGTAAGTTTCGTAAAAAAGAAAATTATTGCCCATTCATTTTCAACAGTTGATATGACTAAAGCTACTCACTATCACCACGTAAATGATGATATCAGCATTGTTGATGTAGATAATATGACCCAGATCATTAATAATTTCGGACAGACATTGGATAAACTTAATCCTAAAAACTTTGCTCCAAAATATAATGATCAGGTAAATTTTAACTAA